CCTGTGCCGGAGTGCCCTCGGCGAGCTTCTGACCCTGGTGCATCACCACCACAAAGTCTGACAACTGCATCACCAGGTCCACGTCGTGCTCGACCAGCAAAATGGAAAGACCATGGTTGTGGGAGAGCCCCCGAATCAGTGATTCGGTCTCGCGGGTGTCGCCGTGGCTCATTCCCTGGGTTGGTTCGTCGAGGAGCAGCATGCGCGGGCGTGATGCCAGAGACACCGCAATTTCCAGTCGACGTTGCTCTCCGTGCGACAGATAGCCAGCGAGCTCATCTGCCTTGTTACGAAGGTCAAACTGCTCAAGGAGTTCGTCCACGCGCGCAGCAGCAGTCTGGCTGCGGGCCAGTGGGCGAAACAGGCCGCGCCCCTGCTCAAGGAACTGCGCTGCCAGGCGCAGGTTCTCGCGTACCGGAAGCTCAAAGAACAGATTGGTAATCTGGAACGAGCGGGACAGGCCGTATCTTAGAAGTTGGTGGGGAGCACGGCCCGTCACATCCTCCCCATCGAAACGCACCGACCCCGAAGAGGGACGTATGGCTCCGCTGATGAGGTTGAACAGGCTGCTTTTGCCAGCCCCGTTAGGGCCAATCACGGCCGTGATTTTTCCCGGCTGAGCCTCAAAGCTCACATCTTGAACTGCCTTGAGGGCGCCGAACTGAACGCTGATGCCTTTGACCGACAGAATGGGGTTCATCAACGGTTCTCCTTCTGGTTGCGTCGAGCATCTAGCCTGCGTTCTAGGGCAGGTATCGCATAGCCGATGAGGCCGCGCGGCATCAGAATCACAACCATCACGAACAACACGCCGATAACGATGTGGTGATGCGTGGTGAAGGAGCCCACCACGGAGCGCAGGCCAGTGAGGATGGCAGACCCATAGAGCGGGCCGATAAGTGTTCCGGTGCCACCGACGATGACGTTGATGACCGCGTTGCCAGAAACCTGGAAGAACATCAGTTCAGGCGAGACGAAGCCGCGCAGCATGGGATAGAGCGCACCACTGCAACCGGCAATGCACGCGGCTGCAACGAAGGCCCCCAGCTTGTAACGCCAGGGGTCCTCACCCAAGAAGGAGACTCGGTGCTCGTTGGTTCGGATGGCGTCGAGCTGGCGACCCACGGGTGTGTCCATGAGATAGCGCAACACCAGGTAGAGCGCGCCGATAAAGGCGAGCACCACCAGGAAGAAGCCCGATGGCGTCGCCGAGTTGACGCCCCACATGATGTGGGCCGAGGGCACGCCGATGATGCCGTCTGAGGCACCGAGCTCGCGGGTGTTGTAGACCACTTTGGACAGAACCTGGGCGAGGCCGAAGCTGATGAGTGCGAAGTAGACACCCTTGGCGCGAATGGCAATCAGCCCACCAATCAGACCGACCACAGCACTGAAAGCCAGGGTGACGCCCAAAGCCAGCCAGAAGGAATCGCTCCAGTTCTTGAGCACCAACGCAGAGACGTATGCCCCCAGGCCAAAGAACAGCGCTTGTCCCAACGGCAGCAGGCCAACCCTGCCCAGCAGAAGGTCCACGGACAGGGCCAGACCTCCAAAAATCAGCGCTTCCGTTGCCAGGCGCAGGTAGAAGACGTCCCTCAGGGCCAGCGCGATGCCACCAAACAGCAGCGCACCGGCGAAGAACAAAATGGCTAGCCAGGTGGCAGCAGAGCGGCGCGGCCGCTCGCTGCTCGCCGTGGCTACAGCGCCGCCACGTGGGCCAATCGTCGAAGAAGATGCTGGTGTGCTCATTTCAGGCGCTCCCAAGTTTTCCGAACAAGCCTTGCGGGCGCCACATCAGCACGAGGACCATGATGCCGAACAACAGGGGGTCGCTCCACACCGGGGAGATGTAAAGGCTGGAGATGGACTGCACCTGCGTGAGCAACAGGCCTGCCAGCAAAGCACCCTTGATGGAGCCCATGCCGCCGATGATGACCACGCTGAAGGCGATCAGGACGAAGTCCTTTCCCATGGTCGGAAACACCGAGTAGATGGGGGCCAGCAAAACGCCAGCGATACCAGCCAGGGCCACCCCGAAGGCAAAGGTGCCCGCGTAGACGAGCTGTACCGGAACACCCAGCGAGGCGCTCATGTTCCGGTCATATGCGGCCGCTCGAACGATGGCACCCAGCGAGGTGCGAAAGACCAGCAGCCATACCCCAGCGATGAGCGCCCCCCCGAACAGCATGACAAAGAGACGGTAGTTGGGAAAGAACAATCCCAGCATCTCGGTGGCGCCGCTGATGGGCGCCTCCAGGCGAAGGGGGTTGGCGCCGAACGCAATCTTGAGCGCGTCTTCCAGCACCACCGCCACGCCGAAGGTCAGGAGCAGGGTCAGCGTGTGCCGGTCCTTGCTGTGAAACACCCGCTGGATTAGTCCTCTCTCGGTGACGAAGCCCAACACCGCCATCAGGAGCGGCGTCAGGACCAAAGCCCACCAGAACGACATGCCCGTCGCCAACAAGGCGACGGCAAGGTAGGCTCCTATGGCGTAGAACTCGCCATGGGCCATGTTGATGACATCCAGCAGACCGAAGATGATGGTCAGGCCCAATGCCATCAACACCACGGCCACGCCAATGGACAGGCCGTTAATCATCTGTGGTGCTAGTACGAACTGCAGCCATTCCATGGCGTTGCTCATGGTGTTGGACTCGGTCGTGGCTTCAGAATCGCGTGCAGACGTCGGCGCCGATGGCCGCGTCGGCCTTGACCTGGCCCACCAGCTCGAACTTGCCGTTGGTCACACGCATCGCGTACATGTCCTGCATGGCCTGGTGGTCACCGGCACGCATGGTCTTTGTGCCTTGAGGGGTGCTCCACTGCAGCCCACGCATGGCGGCCCGCACCTTGTCGGTGTCGGTGCTGCCTGCCTTCTCGACCGCTGCCTTGTAGAAGAACAACACGCCATAGCTGTCGGCGCCGTAGAGGTCCGGTGCGCTCTTGTTGGCGGCTTCGAAGTCGGCTACAAACTTGCGGTTCTCGGCGCTGTCGATGCTCGTTGCATAGCCCACGCCGGTCACAAAGCCGTCCGCGTTCTTGCCGATGGCGGGCAGGTTTTGCGAGGTCACGGTGCCGGAGGCCCCAACCACCTGAACGTTGCGGTTGATTCCGAACTCAGACATCTGGGAGAACAGGCGCACCGTGTCGTTACCTGCAACCGAGGTGTAAATCACGGCAGGACGCGACGAACGCATCTGACCGAAGAACGGGGAGTAGTCCTTGTTGTCCAGCGGAGCAAACACCTCGCCCACTGATTTTGCGCCCTTGGCTTCCGCAGCAGACTTGAATGCTGCCACCGTGCTACGGCCCATTTCGTAGTCGGGTCCGAGATAAAAGACGTTGGCATTGGGCCGTGTGCGAGCTATCCAGTCGGCCAGTGCAGCAGACTGCATACCTGCCCGTGCGTTCACGCGGAACACATTAGGAGAGCACTTGTCACCAGTGATGGAGTCGGCAAATGAAACGGTGGTTGCAATGAGGCGGTTGTTGCGCTCTGCTACCTGACCCACAGCAAGGGTGGCGCCGCTATTGACCGTGCCGGTCAGGAAGTCGACCTTGTTGACCTGGAAGAGCTTCTCTGCCTTTTGCACAGCAACAGCCGGGTTGGCTTCTTCGTCTTCATAGACCAGCTCGAGCTGTCGACCGGCCACTCCGCCGGCGGCATTGATTTGGCGCGCGGCAAGGTCCAGGCCCCATTTCACCTGCTGGCCAATGCCTGCATAGGTACCGGACAGTGGCGTCACGACGCCGATGCGGATGGGCTGGTTCTGCGCAGCAGCGCTGCTTGCAATACAGGCAATCGACAGGGCGATGGCAGTGTT
Above is a window of Acidovorax sp. KKS102 DNA encoding:
- a CDS encoding ABC transporter ATP-binding protein: MNPILSVKGISVQFGALKAVQDVSFEAQPGKITAVIGPNGAGKSSLFNLISGAIRPSSGSVRFDGEDVTGRAPHQLLRYGLSRSFQITNLFFELPVRENLRLAAQFLEQGRGLFRPLARSQTAAARVDELLEQFDLRNKADELAGYLSHGEQRRLEIAVSLASRPRMLLLDEPTQGMSHGDTRETESLIRGLSHNHGLSILLVEHDVDLVMQLSDFVVVMHQGQKLAEGTPAQVRANPAVQAAYFGEKL
- a CDS encoding branched-chain amino acid ABC transporter permease — translated: MSTPASSSTIGPRGGAVATASSERPRRSAATWLAILFFAGALLFGGIALALRDVFYLRLATEALIFGGLALSVDLLLGRVGLLPLGQALFFGLGAYVSALVLKNWSDSFWLALGVTLAFSAVVGLIGGLIAIRAKGVYFALISFGLAQVLSKVVYNTRELGASDGIIGVPSAHIMWGVNSATPSGFFLVVLAFIGALYLVLRYLMDTPVGRQLDAIRTNEHRVSFLGEDPWRYKLGAFVAAACIAGCSGALYPMLRGFVSPELMFFQVSGNAVINVIVGGTGTLIGPLYGSAILTGLRSVVGSFTTHHHIVIGVLFVMVVILMPRGLIGYAIPALERRLDARRNQKENR
- a CDS encoding branched-chain amino acid ABC transporter permease, whose product is MSNAMEWLQFVLAPQMINGLSIGVAVVLMALGLTIIFGLLDVINMAHGEFYAIGAYLAVALLATGMSFWWALVLTPLLMAVLGFVTERGLIQRVFHSKDRHTLTLLLTFGVAVVLEDALKIAFGANPLRLEAPISGATEMLGLFFPNYRLFVMLFGGALIAGVWLLVFRTSLGAIVRAAAYDRNMSASLGVPVQLVYAGTFAFGVALAGIAGVLLAPIYSVFPTMGKDFVLIAFSVVIIGGMGSIKGALLAGLLLTQVQSISSLYISPVWSDPLLFGIMVLVLMWRPQGLFGKLGSA
- a CDS encoding ABC transporter substrate-binding protein, whose translation is MKTRNTAIALSIACIASSAAAQNQPIRIGVVTPLSGTYAGIGQQVKWGLDLAARQINAAGGVAGRQLELVYEDEEANPAVAVQKAEKLFQVNKVDFLTGTVNSGATLAVGQVAERNNRLIATTVSFADSITGDKCSPNVFRVNARAGMQSAALADWIARTRPNANVFYLGPDYEMGRSTVAAFKSAAEAKGAKSVGEVFAPLDNKDYSPFFGQMRSSRPAVIYTSVAGNDTVRLFSQMSEFGINRNVQVVGASGTVTSQNLPAIGKNADGFVTGVGYATSIDSAENRKFVADFEAANKSAPDLYGADSYGVLFFYKAAVEKAGSTDTDKVRAAMRGLQWSTPQGTKTMRAGDHQAMQDMYAMRVTNGKFELVGQVKADAAIGADVCTRF